In Xenopus laevis strain J_2021 chromosome 2S, Xenopus_laevis_v10.1, whole genome shotgun sequence, a genomic segment contains:
- the edn2.S gene encoding endothelin-2, whose product MQGTALILPYIAIAVTGVLSFPAPPSLPQFNLHTRTKRCSCNTWMDKECVYFCHLDIIWVNTGGQTLPYGLGNPPRRRKRTTPRCQCEDKGDGVCKTFCHQTTRDIVDNKARAVNTDLPQKPFRKVKKSQVNLLHALRHISALSNLKTSHGSIPWFSVSPDSTSWKKKR is encoded by the exons TAACAGGGGTGCTTTCCTTCCCAGCACCTCCATCTCTCCCACAATTCAACTTGCACACAAGGACAAAGAGATGTTCCTGCAATACATGGATGGATAAGGAGTGTGTGTACTTCTGTCACCTGGATATAATATGGGTAAACACCGGAGG ACAAACCCTTCCTTATGGGCTAGGGAACCCACCAAGGCGTCGTAAGAGAACAACACCCCGCTGTCAATGTGAGGATAAAGGAGATGGAGTATGCAAGACCTTTTGCCACCAGACAACAAG GGACATTGTTGACAATAAAGCAAGAGCAGTCAATACGGATCTGCCACAAAAACCCTTCCGAAAAGTGAAGAAATCGCAAGTCAACCTCTTACATGCTTTGCG ACACATCTCAGCATTGAGCAACCTGAAAACCAGCCATGGCTCTATCCCTTGGTTCTCAGTGTCTCCGGACTCCACGAGTTGGAAGAAGAAGAGATAA